The window TTTGAAGTTCGTGAACGTGCGGCTCGTAAAGGTCGTAACCCACAAACTGGTATGGAAATCGAAATTGCTGCGAGCAAAGTGCCTGCTTTCAAACCAGGTAAAGCGCTTAAAGACGCTGTAAAATAATTTTCACCGTCTAGCGTTACATAGAGCAGCCTTCAGAATTTCTGAAGGCTGCTCTTTTTAGCAATAAGAACGACATTATTTTGTATTACTATTATAGAAATAAGGAACGACATTTGAATACATATGAGTTTTCACCTAGTTGAAATGCATTTGTCGAATTAAGTAGACAGTTTTTGAACTTATCGACGAGATATGCTACGATTCACTTGGTGAAATGTAAACGAAAAACGATTTACATAGATAGAACAGAACATTTATTAAACGAAAAATAATAGAAAAACTTAATGATTCCGTTTTGGGTAATTTAGGAGGAAATAGTTTCATGACGAATGTCGATTTAAAGAAAATTGAAGAAGCAGTAAAAATGATATTAGAAGCGGTTGGTGAAGACGTTGAACGAGAAGGTTTGCTCGATACACCAAAGCGCGTTTCGAAAATGTATGCAGAAATGTTTAGCGGCTTAAAAGAAGATCCACGTGAATACTTTAATACCGTTTTCCATGAGGACCATGAAGAATTAGTTTTAGTTAAAGATATCCCGTTCTTTTCGATGTGTGAGCATCACTTAGTACCTTTTTATGGGAAAGCGCATATTGCATATATTCCAAAAGACGGGAAAGTGGCGGGGCTTAGCAAATTAGGGCGCTGCTTAGAATCGGTTGCACGTCGACCTCAATTACAAGAGCGTATTACATCCACAGTAGCTGATACAATTATGGAAATGCTGGATCCAAAAGGTGTTTATGTCATTATCGAAGCAGAACATATGTGTATGACAATGCGCGGATTAAAAAAACCTGGTGCAAAAACAATTACATCGGTTGCGCGTGGCATTTATGAGCAAGATGATGTCAAACGAAATGAAGTTATTACATTTGTGCAAATGTCTTAACTTGATTCAGCAGAAGTCCCCTACTTCTATAGATTGGGAATGAATGCTAAATATGCAACTTTATTGAGTGAGATTTTAAACCCTAGCTGAATAAAGTTAATGTCCGGCGGATGGCATCGATTTTTAAGGTGAGCTTTTCGAGCGAGTTCAAAAAAATCTGGACGCAATTACGCCGAGGCGTAATTGATTTAACGTAATTTATGTTATGATATACAAAGGAATTATGATGGTGAGGAGAAACAAACAATGGCACAAGATTATATTATCATTGAAGCAGAAGAAGATGGCGTTCACGTTATTGGATTGACACGTGGAACGGATACGAAATTTCACCATTCTGAAAAATTAGATGCTGGGGAAGTAATGATTGCACAATTTACAGATCATACATCTGCTATGAAAATTCGTGGAAAAGCAAAAATTCATTCGCAACACGGCATTGTTCAAAGTAACGGGAAGAAATAATATTTATTTTCATTCAGTTGGCTCCAAACGCCAACTGAACAATGGATATCTGGCTGAGAATATCACGTCCTGCGACAACTTCTAACTGACCTGTTACGTGCAGGCCTGAGCACAATTCAAAATCCCGACGCAATTACGCCGAGTCGTAATTGATTGAATCAACACTGAAATGGAGTAATTTCTATGAGTGCAACATACATTACACAATCTATTCAGCAATTAAAATCAAATATTTTCATGCATGTTCGTCATAGAGCGTTACTACAAAATGTCGGAGAACCAATTTTGGATAAGGAACAGTTGTTTTTTATTCAATTGCCGTTTTTAGATGGAAACTCGATTGATGATGAGCGTAAAATGAGCGCAATAACGGTTGGGATTGTTCATGCATCCCTTCTAGAACATGAAAAAATTAAAGAGCAAAACGCGACAAGCAAACAGCAACAATTAACAGTGCTTGCGGGTGATTACTATAGTGGTCGTTATTATCAATTATTAGCACAGTCAAGAAATATTCATCTCATTCAAAAATTGTCTAAAGGAATTGTCAATCGCTGTGAACAACAGATTAAAATATACGAACCTGTGACGAGACCACTTTCGGAGTGGATTGAGAGTATGAGTATTATTGAATGTGAATTAATTGAACAATATTATGAAGTATATCAATTTACACAATATAAAGATTTAATGAAAAAAACGTTAACTTTTTTACGATTGAAAGAGGAGCTTTCATTCGTTGAAAATGGTGAGAAAAGCTTTTTTAATAAGCAATTACATATTGACACGTTAAGCTCACCAACCATTCAAAATGCATTGCAAGAAGAGCTTATGAAGAGACAGGATGAATTGCATGGGATTGTGAAGCACATACCAATACAACCCGAATTAAAACAATACATTGAGCAATTGATCACTTCATAAGTGAATAAGAAAGGTTTTGAAAACATGACAAAATCGAAAGAACAACATGTTCATGAAGTATTTGAGAACATTTCAGAAAGCTACGATAAAATGAACTCTGTCATTAGTTTCCAACAACATATCAAATGGCGAAATGATACGATGAAGCGAATGGCAGTTAAAAAAGGTTCGAAATGCTTAGATGTTTGTTGTGGTACAGCAGATTGGACAATCGCATTAGCACAAGCTGCGGGTGAAGAGGGCGTTGTTAAAGGATTAGACTTTAGTCAAAACATGTTGAAAGTTGGGCAACAAAAAACGGCGGCTATACCACAAGTTGAGTTGATTCATGGGAATGCGATGGAATTGCCATTTGAAGATAACACGTTTGACTTTGTAACAATTGGATTTGGTTTGCGTAACGTCCCTGATTATTTGCAAGTGTTACGTGAAATGCACCGCGTCGTAAAGCCTGGTGGAATGGTCGTATGTTTAGAAACATCACAATCTGAAATCCCTGGTTACCGCCAACTATTCCGCTTCTATTTCAAATATATTATGCCGATATTCGGAAAGCTTTTTGCGAAAAGTTATAAAGAATATTCTTGGTTACAGGAATCTGCAAATGATTTTCCAGGTATGAAAAAATTAGCGCAAATGTTTACGGATGCGGGATTAAAAAATGTAACATATAAAGCATACAGTGGTGGGGCAGCCGCTGTGCATATGGGCTTTAAAAAAGAATAATGGTGAGAGTGGGTTTTGACGCGTGGAAAAGATGAAGCTAAAAATACTATATACTGATATTAAATCAGATATAGAAATCATCGAAAAAGAATTAGAAAAAGCGCTAAGTTCATCTTCTCACTTATTGAATGATGCCTCACTTCATTTATTGCAAGCAGGTGGAAAACGGATTCGACCGGTATTTGCGTTACTAAGTGCTAAATTTGGTGACTATAATATCGAGCGAATGAAAAATATCGCTGTTCCATTAGAATTAATCCACATGGCATCGTTAGTTCATGATGATGTGATTGATGATTCGGATATGCGTAGAGGCAGACTCACGGTGAAAGCACAGTGGAATAATCGTGTTGCGATGTATACAGGGGATTTTATTTTTGCAAGAGCATTAGAATATGTCACAATTATTGAAAATCCTCAAGCCCATCAAATTTTAGCGAGAACAATGGTTGAACTTTGTAATGGTGAAGTCATTCAAATTGAAGATAAGTTTCGTTTAAATCAAAATATTAAAGATTATTTCCGTCGTATTAAGCGTAAAACAGCACTCTTAATTGAATCGAGCTGTGAACTAGGAGCTGTCGTTAGTGGGGCAGATAAAAAAACCGTTCGTCATTTAAAACGCTATGGTTATTTTGTTGGGATGAGCTTCCAAATTATTGATGATATATTAGATTTCACGGCTACGGACAAGCAACTAGGGAAACCGGCAGGAAGCGATTTCATTCAAGGGAATATCACATTACCGATTTTATTGATGAAAGAAGATCCTCAATTAATACCGTATTTAGAGAAAGTTTCCACCGGTGAGCTATTAGAGGAAGAACGTCAAGCAATGCTGCAACTTGTACGTAAATCAAATGCGATAAAAGAAGCGACTAAAATAAGTAATTTGTATTTAAAAAAAGCTTTAGCCGAAGTAGAAAAATTACCAAATCATCCTACGAAGAAAAAACTGCGCGATATTGCCTTGGTCATGGGTAAGAGAAAATTCTAAAAATGCTAGCATTATAAAGGTTTATGCTAATATTTGTTGCAGTTTATGCGTGTCTTTGGTAATATTTATCGGTAGGTGTAAAACCTTTTACCCAAATTTAAGGAGTGTATAATAACATGGCAATCGAAAAAACATTTTTAATGGTTAAACCTGATGGCGTAGAACGTCAAGTAATCGGTGATATCGTTGACCGCTTTGAACGTCGCGGTTTCGTATTACGTGGAGCAAAATTAATGACTGCTTCTCGTGAATTAGCTGAAAATCACTATGCAGAACACGCTGAGCGTCCATTCTTCGGTGAATTAGTAGACTTCATCACTTCTGGCCCAGTATTTGGTATGGTTTGGGAAGGCGAAAACGTTATCCAATTAGCTCGTATCATGATGGGTGCTACTAAACCAGAAGATTCAGCTCCTGGTACAATCCGCGGAGACTACGCTGTAACTTTATCTCACAACGTAATCCACGGTTCTGATTCTTTAGCTTCTGCTGAGCGCGAAATAAACTTATGGTTCGGCGAAGGTTTAGCTGAGTAATTAATCTTGGTTTAACATGAATAAATAGTGTTCACTTTCAAAGTGGACACTATTTTTTTACATAAATATATATCTGAATAATGAAACTATAATGGTGGGGTAAACGTATAGTATATAACTTGAATATATTGACCCTTCATTATGAATGGGAACACCGACAAGTTTAGCTGGCAACACTTTATAAAGATGCAAGTTGATTGGAATGAAGGGGAGGCGACTCTAGCGGGAACAGCACCTTAGGAACGAAGGTTAAAACCGTCACGTCCTGTGACAATGCCTTCATGACCAACATCGTGTTGGCCTGAAAATCTACTTTTTTCGAGATATATCTCGAAAAAAGTTAGTTGGAGCCGTGCCCGCGGAAAGCGTTCGGACCAGAATGGAAATCAATCCGTCCTGTTTTGGCAATTTAAAAGAAGGTATTTTTTAATTCAACTTATATAACTAAAAGGAGAGGTTAGGATGGTTTTTTGGACTGCGATTGTTATTATTGTTGTAATGGGAATATTGACAGACACATATACGAAAAATAAAAAAATAGAGTTGAAGAGATTAGACAAGGAGATTGAATTAGAACGTCTAAAATTAGAAAACTATGATAAAGAGACAGAAAAAATGCGCTTAGAATTAGAACGTTCGAAGCAACAGCTGTTAGAAACTAGGAATCCTTCATAATTAAAGTGAATTTGTATTTCAGTTACTGCGATTATCAGCTATAATAGGCTTACGATATATGAGGGGACAGATGAGGATGTCAGATTACGAACAATTCATAGATGGCATTAAACGCAAAACAGGAATCGATTTAGCGCTCTATAAAGAGGCACAAATGAAGCGTCGACTCACTTCACTATATGAGAAAAAAGGCTATAAAGATTTTGTAGACTTTTTAAAAGCGTTAGAAAAAGATCGCGATTTAATGAATGAATTTTTAGATCGAATGACGATTAACGTTTCGGAGTTTTATCGTAATGGAAAACGTTGGGAAGTACTGCAAAACAAAATTTTCCCGAAGCTGCTTCAAACAAATAAACGACCAAAAATTTGGAGTGCAGCTTGTTCTACTGGTGAAGAGCCGTATAGCTTAGCAATGGTTTTGTCGAATCATGTACCTATATCTCAAATTGGTATATTAGCGACGGATTTAGACGAGAATGTTATTCAGAAAGCAAAACTCGCATTATATCCAGAACGCTCTTTAGCAGAAGTGCCAAAAGATGTACAAGCAAAGTACTTTGAAAAAGAGGGACTATTTTATAAAGTTAAAGACGAGATTAAACGAACAGTTACATTCAAAAAACATAATTTATTAAAGGATAACTATGAATCCAATTTTGATTTAATCGTTTGCCGAAATGTGATGATTTACTTTACGGAAGAAGCAAAAGACCAAATTTATGAAAACTTCAGTAAAGCACTGCGCCCAGGTGGTATTTTATTTGTTGGTTCGACGGAACAAATTTTTAATCCAGCACGCTATGGTTTCGAAGTTGAGGATACATTCTTTTATCGAAAAAAATAATGGCAAAAAAAATGCGCAGTATGTGTGTTGCGAAAGTTTGGAGAAGGATCCACTTTTCTAACGAATAAAAAACGCTTTTCGTACAATTTGCGAATAGGCGTTTTTTTGTTCAATTTTGCTCATACATGCACGGTATTTTACCTTGAATGTTCAGAATGTTCTAAAATAGCGAATTATCCGAATGAAAATGGTACTGATATTTATCTTGAAATATGTTATAGTGAAAAATACATACTTTAGCGAGTTGAAGGGAGAAAGTGTTTAATGCGTTATTTAACAGCAGGTGAGTCACACGGACCACAATTAACTACAATTATTGAGGGGTTACCGTCACAATTGCCGGTGACAGCAGAAAAAATAAATTATGACTTAAAACGACGACAAGGTGGACATGGCCGAGGACGTCGTATGCAAATCGAAACAGATACAGTCGAAATCGTTTCGGGCGTCCGACACGGGAAAACATTAGGCTCTCCAGTAGCACTTGTCGTAACAAATGATGACTGGAAGCATTGGACTAAAATTATGGGAGCGGCAGAATTACCAGAAGATATTGACCCAACTGAAATGAAGCGTCAAATTTCCCGTCCACGCCCAGGACATGCAGATTTAGTTGGTGGGATGAAATATGGTCACCGCGATTTACGCAATGTTTTAGAGCGTTCAAGTGCCCGTGAAACAACGGTGCGTGTGGCAGTTGGCTCTGTTGCAAAGGCGTTATTAAATGAGCTCGGAATTTCAATTGTTGCACATGTGACGGAAATCATTGGAATTAAAGCCGATACAGCGCTAGTTGAGGGGAAATCAGCAGATGAGATACGCGCGATTGTAGAAGAAGACCCTTGCTATTGTGTTGATTCAGAAGCATCGGCAAAAATGGTCGAAGCGATTGATGATGCTAAAAAAGCAGGCGATTCAATTGGTGGGATTGTCGAAGTGATTATTGAAGGATTACCAGCTGGCATTGGTTCATATGTTCATTATGATCGTAAATTAGACGCGAAATTGGCTGCAGCAATGTTAAGCATCAATGCATTCAAAGGTGTTGAATTCGGCATCGGTTTTGAAATGGCCCGTAAAAAAGGTTCAGAAGTACATGACGAAATTACTTGGGATGAGGAAAATGGTTATACACGTACGACAAACCGTCTAGGTGGTTTAGAAGGTGGTATGTCTACAGGTATGCCTATCATTGTACGTGGTGTCATGAAGCCAATTCCAACGTTATATAAACCATTACAAAGCGTGGATATTGAAACGAAGGAACCGTTTAAAGCGAGTGTCGAGCGTTCAGATAGCTGTGCAGTACCGGCAGCATCGATCGTGGCAGAACATGTTATTGCTTGGGAAATAGCGAGTGTCATTGTGGATCAATTCCACAGCGATCAATTCCCTCAATTGAAAGCACAAATTGATGCGATGCGTCAGTACACAAAGGAGTACTAATATGAAAATTCCAGTTCGTGCTGCATCTCATTCGTATGTTGTGACGATTGGGAATGGCATTTTACATGATGTAGTTCAATCACATAAAGCACTGTTTGAAAAGGCAGATAAAATAATTGTATTAACGGATGAATTAGTTTGGGCGGCACAAAGGGAATATTTTGAAGCGAACTTCTCCTATACCTTTGACGTGCTCGTGATGCCAGCAGGAGAGCAATGTAAAAGCTTTGAAAATTATCAGGTGACACAAACATTTTTACTAGAAAAGAAATGTACGCGTAAATCATTAGTTATCGCATTTGGTGGGGGTGCTGTAGGAGATTTAGCGGGATTTGTTGCCGCGACCTATATGCGTGGAATCCCGTTTATTCAAGTGCCAACGACGATTTTAGCACATGACTCAGCAGTTGGTGGAAAGACAGCGATTAATCATCCGCAAGGTAAAAATATGATTGGTGCCTTTTATCAGCCACAAGCGGTTATTTATGATACGAAATTTTTAAGAAGTTTAAGTGAAAAAGAAGTTCGATCAGGAATGGCTGAAGTCGTAAAGCATGCCCTCATTTCCGACGCTGAATGGGTGGAAGAATTAGTAGAAGCCAATTCAATAACGAATTTACCAGAACAACTGCTAGGGGATTATTTAGCACAAGGTATTCAAGTGAAGGCTGACATCGTGGAACAAGATGAGACAGAGCAATCTGTGCGTAAGTATTTAAATTTAGGTCACACGTACGGCCACGCCATCGAAGCAGCTGCAGGCTATGGAAAAGTCGCACATGGTGAAGCAGTCATGATTGGTCTCATTTATTGTTTATTATTAAGTGAACGTTACGGAAAAATCGATCATGCATTTACGGAGCGATTTTTACAATTTGCAATCGACAGTGGCTATCCGTTTGAAGCGGTTTATCAATTTACATTCGAACAGCTCACGGAATATTTATTAAAAGATAAAAAGGCGGACTATGGCATATTGCAATTTGTTTTATTGGAAACGGTCGGAAAGCCATTTGTACAAAAAATTGAATTAGATGAATGTAGAGAAATTGATAATCAGCTAAGACAATTACTGTTGGAGGTGGAAGCGTGATTCGAGGAATACGTGGAGCAATTACGATTGATGAAGATAGAGCGGAGTTAGTGTGGGAAGAGACAGCTAAGCTTGTGCAAGAAGTAGTGAAACAAAATAAAGTGGATCCATCAGATATAGCTTCTGTTACAATTTCGACTACACCAGATATTCGCTCAGCATTTCCTGCGAAGTCTGTTCGTTCAATGGAAGATTGGCAATATGTTCCGATTATGTGTATGCATGAAATGGATGTACCAGGTGCACTTCCGCTTTGTATCCGTGTGTTATTACATGTCAACACACATACACCACAGCATGAAATTCATCATATTTACTTAAAAGATGCCGTTAAATTACGACCAGATTTAGTGAAATAACAGCAAATTAAGAGGAGACGGTCAACGATGAAATGGAAACAACAATTACATGGGATGAAAGCTTACCAACCAGGTAAACCAATGGAAGAAGTAAAGAAACAGTATGGATTAGATGAAGTCGTGAAATTAGCATCAAATGAAAATCCATTCGGTAGCTCACCACAAGTAAAAGCATTTTTACAATCAGATGCGTCCAATCACGCGGTTTATCCGGATGGATATGCACAAAACTTACGCACAAGCCTCGCAAATTTTTATGGGGTAGAAGAAGGAGAGTTAATTATCGGAAATGGCTCCGATGATTTAATCGCCATTATTACTCGTGCGTTATTATATCCAGGAGTGAATACGGTCATGGCCGATCCATCGTTTTCACAATACTGGCATAATGCGGAAATTGAAGGTGCAGAAGTACGTAAAATCCCTCTCAAAGATGGCGTGCATAATTTGGATGCAATGCTTGAAGCAATTGATGAAAATACATCCGTTGTGTGGGTTTGTAATCCAAATAATCCAACTGGAACAATTGTTTCGGATGAAGCATTGCGTGCATTTTTAGCGGCAGTACCAAATGATGTTTTCGTCGTATTAGATGAGGCGTACATAGAGTATGTCAATGACCCAAAATACCAAGACACATTGCATTTTTTCAGAGAGTATTCTAATTTAATTTTATTACGCACATTTTCAAAAGCGTATGGCTTAGCATCATTCCGCGTAGGATATGGCATTGCTCAAGGGGAAGTAATTGCGAAGCTTGACCCTGTTCGTGCACCATTTAACAATACAATTTTAAGTCAAAAAGTAGCCCAAGTAGCACTTGGCGACCAAGAATATATCGCAAGTTGCAGTGAAGCGAATGAAAAGGGCAAGAAGCAATTTGTTGCGTTTTGTGAAGCACAAGGGCTAAACTATTTCCCTTCTCAAACAAACTTCATCATGTTTGAAGTGAAGATGAGCAGTCAAATTGTATTTGAAGAGATGATGAAGCGTGGATTTATTATTCGTAGTGGCGCGGCACTTGGTCTAGAAGGATTTATTCGTGTAACAATTGGGACCGAGCAGCAAAATGAAAAATTCCTACAATTGCTGGCAGAAGTTTTGAAAGAGCAAGGGGTTTTTGCATGACAAGGAATGTTCTCGTAATAGGACTGGGGTTAATTGGTGGTTCTGTTGCATTAGCTTTACAAAAGGCTCCGCATACGAAAGTGTTTGGTTACGACGCACATGAGCAAACAAGAGAATTAGCGTGCACATTAAATGTTGTAAATGAAGTGGTTGAAGATCCTGCACAATTTGCTGAGCAAGCAGATGTTATTATATTTGGAACACCTGTCAATATAACACTCGACTTGATGGAACAGCTAAAAAATTGGAATTTAAAGCGCAATGTTATTATTACTGATACCGGTAGTACGAAAGCCCGTATTATGGAAAAAGCACTTGAATTAAGAGAATTAGGCATTACCTTTATTGGTGGCCACCCAATGGCAGGTTCACATAAAAGTGGTATTACGGCTGCTAAACCGTATTTATTGGAAAATGCCTATTATATGCTGACACCAACTGAAGGCGAAGAAATTGAAAAAATCGCTGCACTCGACGATTTATTAAAATTTACGCTCGGGAAAATGGTCGTAGTAGACGCCAAGGCACATGATCATATGACAGCTGTTGTCAGCCATTTCCCCCATATTGTTGCGGCCTCATTAGTCCATCAATTGAACTTTGAGAAAAAAGCATTCCCGATGACTTCCTCTTTAGCGGCTGGGGGGTTCCGTGATATAACACGTATTGCTTCCTCCAATCCGACATTGTGGCGAGATATTACGCTGCAAAATCAAAAAGAGTTAGTTGGTCAATTGGATATATGGTTAGATGAAATGGGACGGATAAGGCAGTTGCTAGAGCAAGGTGATGCGGAGGAAATTGAGCGTTATTTTGCCGATGCGAGGGATGTTCGCGACAAGTTGCCAGTTGCAAATGGGGCATTGTACATGCCATATGACTTGTATGTTGATATTCCAGACTATCCAGGGGTTATTTCTGAAGTGACCGGCTACTTGGCAAATGAAAATATTAGCATCATTAATATTCGAATTGTTGAAACGCGTGTCGATGTATTTGGTATTTTAGTGATCAGTTTCCAAACAAATGAAGACCGTGAGCGAGCTGCAAAGTGCATCATACAAAAAGCAAATTATGATACACATATATCTTAATGAACATCACATCTCGCTAAATTAACTTGCGAGATGTATTTTTTCTAGGGAGGGATTGTCATGAGTTCAAAAGTAATGAGATACAACAAGCCGGCACTTCAAGGGGAAATAACGGTACCAGGAGACAAATCGATTTCCCACAGATCCGTCATGTTTGGTTCAATCGCGCAAGGTAAGACAACCGTTTCTGGCTTTTTACTTGGGGAAGATTGTTTAAGTACAATTGACTGTTTCCAAAAACTCGGTGTCGACATACAAGTAGATGGAACGAATGTTAAGATTGAAAGTCCGGGAATGGATGATTGGAAAGAGCCGAGTGAAGTGTTATATACAGGTAATTCAGGTACAACTACTCGCCTCATGGTAGGAATTTTAGCGGGTACAAACGTGCATACTGTGATGACAGGTGATGCATCAATTGGTAAGCGTCCAATGCGTCGTGTAACGGATCCATTACGTCAAATGGGTGCACAAATTTCTGGCCGGGAAAATGGCCAATTTACACCGCTAGCAATACAGGGAACCGCTTTGCAAGCGATTGATTACACGATGCCTGTAGCAAGTGCACAAGTGAAATCGGCTGTTTTATTAGCTGGCTTACGCGCACAAGGAACAACGATTGTGCGAGAAAGTGAAGTGTCACGTGATCACACGGAACGCATGCTACGTCAATTTGGCGCGGCGATTACAGTTGAGCAAGGTGTCGTATCATTTGAAGGCGGACAGCAGCTCACAGGCACGCATGTTAACGTTCCAGGGGATATCTCTTCTGCCGCCTTCTTTTTAGTTGCAGGGGCAATTGCTAAAAATAGTCGTGTCATCTTGAAAAACGTCGGGGTGAATGAAACACGAAATGGCATCCTAGAGATACTCCAAAATATGGGTGCGAAAATGGAAATCGAAGTAGATGATGAACATGCAGCTGAACCAACAGCGACGATAACAATGACAACATCTACTTTAAAAGGAACGACCATTGAAGGGGCAATTATTCCTCGATTAATTGATGAAATACCGATTTTAGCACTATTAGCAACACAGGCAACTGGAAAAACGATTATAAAAGATGCAGAAGAATTAAAGGTAAAAGAAACGAATCGTATTGATGCAGTCGTAGCGGAATTAAAAAAACTAGGCGCACAAATTGAAGCGACGAGTGATGGCATGATTATTGAAGGACCTACAAAATTACATGGTGCAAGTTTGAAATCATATGGTGATCATCGAATCGGCATGATGGCGGCAGTTGCAGCATTAGTAACAGACGGAGCTATCGAGCTAGATGACGCACAATGCATCGCCGTATCATACCCAACGTTTTTTGAACATGTAAACGAATTGATTAACGAGTAAGCTAGATCATTTATACCTCGGCGTAATTGCATCCAGATTTTGAATTGTGCTTAGGCCTGCATGTTGCAGATCAGTTAGCCATTGTTGCTTGGATGCGACAACCGCTAACATCCTAATATTTATTCCCATAAAAATCTGTGACACCAGCCGGGGCTTAATTTTATTCAGTAAGAGTTTAAACACCCACTGATAAATCCTAAACTTGCATTTTTGACACTGCTTATAGAAGAGGGAGTTTTCTACTGAATGAAAATAAAAAGTCATTTTGATGAAGATCAGGATGGCTTTTTGCGCTACATAAATTTGGGCCTACCAATAGGGAATTATGCCAAGAATCACCGTGCCTTGAGTCATAAGTCGTTCAAATTTATATATTTGCGATAAAATCAGTTCTTTTTCTTGTGAAGCAAGAGAAGGTCATGTAGCATTATAATGAAAAAGTAGGAAAAGGTGAATGACAAGATGAATGAATTATTACAAGCAATACAAGAAGGAAACGTACAACAAATAGACCTTCTCCTAGAATCATTTTTAATAAATAGTGAACCTTCCGAGCAATATGAGATTGCGGAAGCATTGATGCATTTTGGTTTTTTAAATGAAGCAAATCGTGTTTTTGAACATTTACAATTTTTATTCCCTGAAGAAGCTCAAATTGCGATAGATAAAGCCTCAGTCCTGATTGAAATGGGCGAAGAAGACGAGGCACTTAATTTATTAATGGGGATAAGCGATGAAACACCCGAA is drawn from Solibacillus sp. R5-41 and contains these coding sequences:
- the aroB gene encoding 3-dehydroquinate synthase, yielding MKIPVRAASHSYVVTIGNGILHDVVQSHKALFEKADKIIVLTDELVWAAQREYFEANFSYTFDVLVMPAGEQCKSFENYQVTQTFLLEKKCTRKSLVIAFGGGAVGDLAGFVAATYMRGIPFIQVPTTILAHDSAVGGKTAINHPQGKNMIGAFYQPQAVIYDTKFLRSLSEKEVRSGMAEVVKHALISDAEWVEELVEANSITNLPEQLLGDYLAQGIQVKADIVEQDETEQSVRKYLNLGHTYGHAIEAAAGYGKVAHGEAVMIGLIYCLLLSERYGKIDHAFTERFLQFAIDSGYPFEAVYQFTFEQLTEYLLKDKKADYGILQFVLLETVGKPFVQKIELDECREIDNQLRQLLLEVEA
- the aroH gene encoding chorismate mutase, with protein sequence MIRGIRGAITIDEDRAELVWEETAKLVQEVVKQNKVDPSDIASVTISTTPDIRSAFPAKSVRSMEDWQYVPIMCMHEMDVPGALPLCIRVLLHVNTHTPQHEIHHIYLKDAVKLRPDLVK
- the hisC gene encoding histidinol-phosphate transaminase, producing MKWKQQLHGMKAYQPGKPMEEVKKQYGLDEVVKLASNENPFGSSPQVKAFLQSDASNHAVYPDGYAQNLRTSLANFYGVEEGELIIGNGSDDLIAIITRALLYPGVNTVMADPSFSQYWHNAEIEGAEVRKIPLKDGVHNLDAMLEAIDENTSVVWVCNPNNPTGTIVSDEALRAFLAAVPNDVFVVLDEAYIEYVNDPKYQDTLHFFREYSNLILLRTFSKAYGLASFRVGYGIAQGEVIAKLDPVRAPFNNTILSQKVAQVALGDQEYIASCSEANEKGKKQFVAFCEAQGLNYFPSQTNFIMFEVKMSSQIVFEEMMKRGFIIRSGAALGLEGFIRVTIGTEQQNEKFLQLLAEVLKEQGVFA
- a CDS encoding prephenate dehydrogenase; protein product: MTRNVLVIGLGLIGGSVALALQKAPHTKVFGYDAHEQTRELACTLNVVNEVVEDPAQFAEQADVIIFGTPVNITLDLMEQLKNWNLKRNVIITDTGSTKARIMEKALELRELGITFIGGHPMAGSHKSGITAAKPYLLENAYYMLTPTEGEEIEKIAALDDLLKFTLGKMVVVDAKAHDHMTAVVSHFPHIVAASLVHQLNFEKKAFPMTSSLAAGGFRDITRIASSNPTLWRDITLQNQKELVGQLDIWLDEMGRIRQLLEQGDAEEIERYFADARDVRDKLPVANGALYMPYDLYVDIPDYPGVISEVTGYLANENISIINIRIVETRVDVFGILVISFQTNEDRERAAKCIIQKANYDTHIS
- the aroA gene encoding 3-phosphoshikimate 1-carboxyvinyltransferase, whose protein sequence is MSSKVMRYNKPALQGEITVPGDKSISHRSVMFGSIAQGKTTVSGFLLGEDCLSTIDCFQKLGVDIQVDGTNVKIESPGMDDWKEPSEVLYTGNSGTTTRLMVGILAGTNVHTVMTGDASIGKRPMRRVTDPLRQMGAQISGRENGQFTPLAIQGTALQAIDYTMPVASAQVKSAVLLAGLRAQGTTIVRESEVSRDHTERMLRQFGAAITVEQGVVSFEGGQQLTGTHVNVPGDISSAAFFLVAGAIAKNSRVILKNVGVNETRNGILEILQNMGAKMEIEVDDEHAAEPTATITMTTSTLKGTTIEGAIIPRLIDEIPILALLATQATGKTIIKDAEELKVKETNRIDAVVAELKKLGAQIEATSDGMIIEGPTKLHGASLKSYGDHRIGMMAAVAALVTDGAIELDDAQCIAVSYPTFFEHVNELINE